The Neisseria yangbaofengii genome contains a region encoding:
- the alr gene encoding alanine racemase, with product MRPLQAEIRLDHLRHNYQTLKNIHGNKLLAVVKANAYGHGAVRCAHALADLADGFAVAALEEAVELRESGIDNPIVLLEGVFDVAEYARIDEYELWPAVGNQWQLEGLVHHEWQNPVTVWLKMDSGMHRTGFFPHNYAAAYTALKQCQHVADIVKFSHFACADEPENGMTEMQIEAFDLGCEGLAGEESLANSPAILNVPEARRDWGRAGLALYGVSPFGGVDERLKPVMRLTSCVFGERVLQPHSPIGYGATFYTSKSTRVGLIACGYADGYPRRASTDSPVAVDGKRSRVIGRVSMDMMTIELNAAQDGLGHEVELWGDVVNINEVARAAGTIAYELLCNIKRAKFTYYE from the coding sequence ATGCGCCCCTTACAAGCCGAAATCCGTTTGGATCATCTGCGCCACAATTACCAAACCTTAAAAAATATTCACGGCAACAAACTCTTGGCAGTAGTCAAGGCCAATGCCTACGGCCACGGTGCGGTGCGTTGTGCGCATGCTTTGGCCGATTTGGCCGACGGTTTCGCCGTGGCGGCTTTGGAAGAAGCGGTTGAATTGCGCGAAAGCGGCATCGACAATCCGATTGTGTTGCTCGAAGGCGTGTTTGATGTGGCCGAATATGCCCGCATCGATGAATACGAACTCTGGCCTGCGGTGGGCAACCAATGGCAATTGGAAGGTTTGGTGCATCACGAATGGCAAAATCCCGTAACCGTATGGTTGAAAATGGATTCCGGTATGCACCGCACCGGCTTCTTCCCGCATAATTACGCCGCCGCCTACACTGCGTTGAAACAATGCCAACACGTTGCCGACATTGTTAAATTCAGTCATTTTGCCTGCGCCGACGAGCCGGAAAACGGTATGACCGAAATGCAGATTGAAGCCTTCGATTTGGGCTGCGAAGGCTTGGCAGGCGAAGAAAGTTTGGCCAATTCGCCGGCGATTTTGAATGTACCTGAAGCGCGCCGCGATTGGGGCAGGGCGGGGCTGGCTTTGTATGGCGTGTCGCCGTTTGGCGGTGTTGATGAGCGTTTGAAACCGGTAATGCGCCTGACTTCGTGCGTGTTCGGCGAACGCGTGTTACAGCCACATTCGCCGATTGGCTATGGTGCCACGTTTTATACGTCCAAATCCACCCGCGTCGGCCTGATTGCCTGCGGTTATGCCGACGGCTATCCCCGTCGGGCCTCCACCGATTCGCCCGTTGCCGTGGACGGTAAGCGCAGCCGTGTGATCGGCAGAGTGTCGATGGATATGATGACCATCGAACTCAACGCCGCCCAAGACGGCTTGGGGCATGAAGTCGAGCTGTGGGGCGATGTGGTCAATATCAACGAAGTCGCCCGAGCCGCCGGTACAATTGCGTATGAATTATTGTGCAACATCAAACGGGCAAAATTCACTTATTACGAATAA
- a CDS encoding PFL family protein — protein sequence MSIQSSEILETVKMVADQNFDVRTITIGIDLHDCISSDIDVLNRNIYNKITTVGKDLVATAKHLSAKYGVPIVNQRISVTPIAQIAAATKAGSYVSVAQTLDKAAKAIGVSFIGGFSALVQKGMSPSDEVLIRSIPEAMKTTDIVCASINIGSTRAGINMDAVKLAGETIKHTAEITPEGFGCAKIVVFCNAVEDNPFMAGAFHGSGEADAIINVGVSGPGVVKAALEHSNATTLTEVAEVVKKTAFKITRVGELIGHEASKMLNIPFGILDLSLAPTPAVGDSVARILEEMGLSVCGTHGTTAALALLNDAVKKGGMMASSAVGGLSGAFIPVSEDEGMIAAAEAGVLTLDKLEAMTAVCSVGLDMIAVPGDTPAHTLCGIIADEAAIGMINGKTTAVRIIPVTGKGVGESVEFGGLLGYAPIMPVKDGSCEVFVNRGGRIPAPVQSMKN from the coding sequence ATGAGTATCCAATCCAGCGAGATTTTAGAAACCGTCAAAATGGTTGCCGACCAGAATTTTGACGTGCGCACCATCACCATCGGCATTGATTTGCACGACTGCATCAGCAGCGATATTGATGTACTGAACCGAAATATCTACAACAAAATCACCACTGTCGGCAAAGATTTGGTGGCTACAGCCAAGCATTTGTCGGCCAAATACGGTGTGCCGATTGTGAACCAGCGCATTTCTGTTACGCCGATTGCCCAAATTGCCGCAGCGACCAAGGCCGGTTCTTATGTCAGTGTGGCGCAAACCTTGGATAAAGCCGCCAAAGCCATCGGCGTGTCGTTTATCGGCGGTTTTTCTGCCTTGGTGCAAAAAGGCATGTCTCCTTCTGATGAAGTGTTGATCCGCTCGATTCCGGAAGCGATGAAAACAACCGACATTGTGTGCGCTTCTATCAATATCGGTTCCACCCGTGCCGGCATCAATATGGATGCGGTGAAATTGGCAGGTGAAACCATCAAACACACCGCTGAGATTACGCCGGAAGGTTTCGGCTGCGCCAAAATCGTGGTGTTCTGCAACGCGGTGGAAGACAATCCGTTTATGGCGGGTGCGTTCCACGGCTCGGGTGAAGCGGATGCAATTATTAACGTCGGCGTATCCGGCCCGGGTGTGGTGAAAGCAGCTTTGGAACATTCCAATGCGACTACCTTGACTGAAGTGGCCGAAGTGGTGAAAAAAACCGCCTTCAAAATCACCCGTGTGGGCGAGTTGATTGGCCACGAAGCATCTAAAATGTTGAATATTCCGTTCGGTATTCTGGATTTGTCTTTGGCGCCGACTCCTGCAGTCGGTGATTCCGTTGCCCGTATTCTCGAAGAAATGGGCTTGAGCGTGTGCGGCACACACGGCACCACTGCCGCTTTGGCCTTATTGAATGATGCCGTGAAAAAAGGCGGCATGATGGCATCGAGTGCCGTCGGCGGCTTGAGCGGCGCATTTATTCCGGTTTCAGAAGACGAAGGTATGATTGCCGCTGCTGAAGCAGGTGTGTTGACCTTGGATAAGCTTGAAGCTATGACCGCCGTGTGTTCGGTTGGTCTGGATATGATTGCCGTACCGGGTGATACCCCAGCGCACACTCTTTGCGGCATCATTGCCGACGAAGCCGCCATCGGCATGATCAACGGTAAAACTACCGCCGTGCGCATCATTCCGGTTACCGGTAAAGGAGTGGGCGAAAGCGTCGAATTCGGCGGTCTGTTGGGCTATGCACCGATTATGCCGGTCAAAGACGGTTCGTGCGAAGTATTCGTTAACCGTGGCGGCCGTATTCCTGCTCCGGTGCAGTCGATGAAAAACTAA
- a CDS encoding DUF4212 domain-containing protein encodes MSDNKQNMTAYWKANVRLILGCMIVWALCSHVIAIFLRPALMGIEIFNIDIGFWFGQQGSMLTFIAIIFFYSWRMNKIDEAFGVHEE; translated from the coding sequence ATGTCCGATAATAAACAAAATATGACGGCCTATTGGAAAGCCAATGTACGTCTGATTTTGGGCTGCATGATTGTGTGGGCACTCTGTTCGCATGTAATCGCCATCTTCCTTCGCCCGGCTTTAATGGGCATTGAGATTTTTAATATCGATATCGGTTTCTGGTTTGGCCAACAAGGTTCGATGTTGACCTTTATTGCCATCATTTTCTTCTATTCGTGGAGAATGAACAAAATCGATGAAGCATTCGGTGTACACGAGGAGTAA
- a CDS encoding ACT domain-containing protein, protein MSHSVITVIGKDRVGIVYDVSKILSENRINILNISQQLMDDFFTMIILVDTAKCPKSRQEMLDVFAAESQKLALDIRMQNEEIFQAMHRI, encoded by the coding sequence ATGAGTCATTCTGTGATTACCGTTATCGGCAAAGACCGTGTCGGCATTGTATATGATGTATCCAAAATTCTTTCGGAAAATCGAATCAATATCCTCAATATCAGCCAGCAGTTGATGGACGATTTTTTCACCATGATTATCTTGGTAGATACGGCAAAATGTCCGAAATCCCGTCAGGAAATGTTGGACGTATTCGCAGCCGAGAGCCAAAAACTGGCGCTGGATATCCGTATGCAGAACGAGGAAATTTTCCAAGCCATGCACCGTATTTGA
- a CDS encoding DUF294 nucleotidyltransferase-like domain-containing protein — protein MERFDFNYPPYHVLNGNERLTLQNVVDIAFYRDEELIIEPNRPIEFLYVVMKGVVKEVGCDGEVAAVYRAHDTFEARALVEGTSQNSFVVAEEALVYKLPKACVLHLMEGNSRFGSYFYASVAEKLANRSESSDEDEFESLFTAKVRDAYRDNAVWLDGNATVLEAAHVMKERKTKTLLLHHEGKTGLFTESAFRDIVIEGASFDDPVYKWSPPQLITADIDDFVFNALLRMMESRIQRVIVTENGKAIGALEQLDILAYFSNHTHVVVQRIEKAESIDDLAELAAHMNGSIQALQKNGVRAKQLAQLMRVSNSALFEKAWRLLASEHLYEHSCLLVMGSEGRSEQILKTDQDNALILAEGVDLAEAQATAEKFSAALELFGYPPCKGGIMVCNPMWRKPIGEFKKMIGGWLSSATPANMMNLAIFIDAKAVAGDVSLLDELNNYLYRRMDKDVGILMNFARAVDLFEDHSRRFMPRLLQRNNRKMDVKKIGIFPIVHGVRALALEARLEANNSFERINILVARNILEPQAGRDLAEALGYLMDLRLKGGLMALNDPMRKLNNQVDTDKLSTLERDLLKDSLNVVKRFKQTVRHHFHLGG, from the coding sequence ATGGAGCGCTTTGATTTTAATTATCCGCCGTATCATGTGTTAAACGGCAATGAACGCTTGACGCTGCAAAATGTGGTGGATATTGCATTTTACCGCGACGAAGAATTGATTATCGAGCCTAATAGGCCGATTGAGTTTTTGTATGTGGTGATGAAGGGCGTGGTGAAGGAGGTCGGTTGCGATGGCGAAGTGGCGGCGGTTTATCGGGCGCATGATACTTTTGAAGCACGTGCTTTGGTGGAAGGGACGAGCCAAAATAGTTTTGTCGTGGCCGAAGAAGCCTTGGTGTACAAACTGCCGAAGGCCTGCGTGTTGCATTTGATGGAGGGCAACAGCCGTTTTGGTTCATATTTTTATGCTTCCGTAGCGGAAAAATTGGCCAACCGTTCCGAGTCGTCCGATGAAGACGAATTTGAAAGCCTGTTTACGGCCAAAGTGCGCGATGCTTATCGCGATAATGCGGTGTGGCTGGATGGTAATGCAACGGTTTTGGAGGCGGCGCATGTGATGAAGGAGCGCAAAACCAAAACGCTTTTATTACATCATGAAGGGAAGACCGGTTTGTTCACTGAATCGGCGTTCCGCGACATTGTGATTGAAGGCGCTTCGTTTGACGATCCGGTATATAAGTGGTCGCCGCCGCAATTGATTACCGCAGATATTGATGATTTTGTGTTCAATGCCTTGTTGCGCATGATGGAATCGCGCATTCAGCGCGTGATTGTGACCGAAAACGGCAAAGCCATCGGCGCTTTAGAGCAGCTCGATATTTTGGCGTATTTTTCCAACCACACTCATGTGGTGGTACAGCGCATTGAAAAGGCTGAAAGTATCGACGATTTGGCCGAACTGGCGGCACATATGAACGGCTCGATTCAAGCTTTGCAGAAAAACGGCGTACGGGCAAAGCAGTTGGCGCAGTTGATGCGGGTGTCGAACAGCGCTTTGTTTGAAAAAGCATGGAGGCTGCTGGCTTCGGAGCATTTATATGAACATTCTTGCTTATTGGTAATGGGGTCGGAAGGGCGCAGTGAGCAGATTTTGAAAACCGACCAAGACAATGCGCTGATTTTAGCCGAAGGCGTGGATTTGGCCGAAGCGCAAGCGACAGCGGAAAAATTCTCTGCCGCGTTGGAGCTTTTCGGCTATCCGCCGTGCAAAGGCGGGATTATGGTGTGCAATCCGATGTGGCGCAAGCCGATTGGCGAGTTTAAAAAGATGATCGGAGGTTGGCTGAGTTCGGCCACTCCGGCCAACATGATGAATTTGGCGATTTTCATCGATGCCAAAGCGGTGGCGGGCGATGTGTCGCTATTAGATGAGCTGAATAATTACCTTTACCGCCGCATGGATAAAGATGTCGGCATTTTGATGAATTTTGCCCGCGCGGTGGATTTGTTTGAAGACCACAGCCGTCGCTTTATGCCGCGTCTGCTGCAGCGTAACAATAGAAAAATGGACGTAAAAAAAATCGGTATTTTCCCGATTGTGCACGGCGTGCGCGCGTTGGCTTTGGAAGCACGTTTGGAGGCGAATAATTCATTTGAGCGTATCAATATCTTGGTGGCACGCAATATTTTGGAGCCGCAAGCCGGCCGCGATCTTGCCGAAGCTTTGGGCTATTTGATGGATTTGCGTTTGAAAGGCGGCTTGATGGCCTTGAATGATCCCATGCGGAAGCTGAATAATCAGGTCGATACCGATAAGCTTTCCACGCTCGAGCGCGATTTACTGAAAGATTCGCTGAATGTGGTGAAACGCTTTAAGCAAACGGTGCGCCATCATTTCCATCTGGGAGGGTGA
- a CDS encoding D-amino acid dehydrogenase gives MNVVVLGAGVTGIATAWYLLEKGHQVTVIDRAEAAAQETSFANAGQLSYGYTTPWAAPGIPAKAAKWLFRPHSPLILKPDGSRFQWQWLMSMLQNCTAERYQTNKERMVRISEYSREMFRRFEAETGLDFEGRHKGTLQIFRTQKEVAAAAKDIEVLEEYGVPYQRLQPEECLQFEPALHHALGKIAGALHLPNDSTGDCHLFTRRLQDLCEDKGAVFKFEHNIERIEHQGQNITAVIANGQCFEADRFVCCLGSFSRTVMAQLGLDLPIYPVKGYSLTVPITHGDEAPVSTILDETYKVAITRFNDRIRVGGMAELSGYEIKLPQERRETLALVVQDLYPRGGDVGKATFWSGLRPMTPDSTPIIGATQYANLFLNTGHGTLGWTMSLGSGRITADLVSDVTPEIRTDDLGMARYA, from the coding sequence ATGAACGTAGTGGTTTTGGGTGCCGGCGTAACCGGCATCGCAACGGCTTGGTATTTATTGGAAAAAGGCCATCAGGTGACGGTGATTGACCGGGCGGAAGCGGCGGCGCAGGAAACCAGTTTTGCCAATGCAGGCCAGCTTTCCTACGGCTACACCACGCCTTGGGCGGCGCCCGGTATTCCCGCCAAAGCAGCCAAATGGCTGTTTCGCCCGCATTCGCCTTTGATTTTGAAACCCGACGGTAGCCGTTTCCAATGGCAATGGCTGATGAGTATGCTGCAAAACTGCACCGCCGAGCGTTACCAAACCAATAAAGAACGCATGGTGCGGATTTCTGAATACAGCCGCGAGATGTTCCGCCGCTTTGAAGCCGAAACCGGTTTGGATTTCGAAGGCCGCCACAAAGGTACATTACAGATTTTCCGCACGCAAAAAGAAGTGGCTGCTGCGGCAAAAGACATTGAAGTCTTGGAGGAATACGGTGTGCCGTATCAGCGATTGCAGCCGGAAGAATGCCTGCAATTCGAGCCGGCTTTGCACCATGCTTTGGGCAAAATCGCCGGGGCGCTGCATCTGCCCAATGACAGCACAGGCGATTGCCATCTGTTCACCCGGCGGTTGCAGGACTTATGCGAAGACAAGGGCGCGGTGTTTAAGTTTGAACACAACATTGAGCGCATCGAGCATCAAGGCCAAAACATTACTGCTGTCATCGCCAACGGCCAATGCTTTGAAGCCGACCGCTTCGTGTGCTGCCTGGGCAGCTTCAGCCGTACGGTGATGGCGCAATTAGGCTTGGATTTACCGATTTATCCGGTAAAAGGCTACTCGCTCACTGTGCCGATTACCCATGGCGATGAAGCGCCGGTATCGACGATTTTGGACGAAACCTACAAAGTCGCCATCACCCGCTTCAACGACCGCATCCGCGTCGGCGGTATGGCCGAATTATCGGGTTATGAAATCAAGCTGCCGCAAGAGCGGCGCGAAACCTTGGCTTTGGTGGTGCAGGATTTGTATCCGCGGGGCGGCGATGTGGGCAAAGCCACGTTCTGGAGCGGCTTGCGTCCGATGACACCCGACAGTACGCCCATCATCGGCGCAACGCAATATGCGAATTTGTTCTTAAATACAGGTCACGGCACTTTGGGCTGGACGATGTCGCTTGGTTCCGGTCGTATCACCGCTGATTTGGTGAGCGATGTTACCCCCGAAATCCGTACCGACGATTTAGGCATGGCCCGCTACGCTTGA
- a CDS encoding sodium:solute symporter family protein → MSQFWINVLFVSASFALYFGIAIWARAGSTKEFYVAGGGVHPVLNGMATGADWMSAASFISMAGMLAMSGYAASAYLMGWTGGYVLLALLLAPYLRKFGKFTVPDFIGDRFYSRQARLIAVACLILASTTYVIGQMTGAGVAFSRFLEVSNTTGLIIAAFVVLFYAVLGGMKGITYTQVAQYVVLIIAYTIPAVFISLEMTGNPIPPLGLFGNDAATGVPLLQKLDGLVTDLGFASYTADVPDKVNMFLLTMSLMIGTAGLPHVIIRFFTVPKVSDARSSAGWALVFIALLYTTAPAVGSMARINLIETVYPQGVQSAPLEYKARPEWMKTWENTGLLKFEDKNSDGRIQYYNDKAKDFPAAQERGWEGNELAVNNDIMVLANPEIANLPSWVIGLIAAGGLAAALSTAAGLLLAISSAISHDLIKKTLKPDIGDKGELMAARVSMTIAIVIATWLGINPPGFAAQVVALAFGIAAASIFPTLMMGIFSKRVNDKGAVAGMLVGLISTCVYIFLYMGWFFIPGTNTFENTPENWIFGISPLGFGPIGAVLNFAVAFIVSAMGKEPPQDVQDLVESVRYPRGAGEAIDH, encoded by the coding sequence ATGAGTCAATTTTGGATTAACGTCTTATTTGTGAGTGCGTCGTTTGCGCTCTATTTCGGTATCGCGATTTGGGCGCGTGCCGGTTCGACCAAAGAATTCTATGTGGCAGGCGGCGGCGTGCATCCGGTGTTGAACGGTATGGCTACCGGTGCCGACTGGATGAGTGCTGCATCGTTTATTTCCATGGCCGGGATGTTGGCGATGAGCGGCTACGCCGCTTCGGCTTATCTCATGGGTTGGACCGGCGGCTATGTATTACTGGCTCTGCTGCTGGCACCATACTTGCGCAAATTCGGTAAGTTTACTGTGCCGGACTTTATCGGCGACCGTTTCTACAGCCGGCAAGCCCGCCTGATTGCCGTGGCCTGTTTGATTTTGGCCTCGACAACTTATGTAATCGGCCAAATGACCGGTGCCGGTGTAGCATTCTCCCGTTTCTTGGAAGTGAGCAATACTACCGGTTTGATTATCGCGGCGTTTGTGGTGCTTTTTTACGCGGTATTGGGCGGTATGAAGGGCATTACTTATACCCAAGTTGCGCAATATGTGGTGCTGATTATTGCCTATACCATTCCGGCGGTGTTCATCTCGTTGGAAATGACCGGCAACCCGATTCCGCCATTGGGCTTATTCGGCAATGATGCCGCTACCGGTGTGCCTTTACTGCAAAAATTGGATGGTTTGGTGACCGATTTGGGCTTTGCGTCTTATACCGCCGATGTGCCCGACAAGGTGAATATGTTCTTGCTGACCATGTCGCTGATGATTGGTACCGCAGGTTTGCCACACGTGATTATCCGTTTTTTCACAGTTCCGAAAGTATCGGATGCCCGTTCTTCAGCCGGTTGGGCGCTGGTGTTCATCGCCTTGCTTTACACTACTGCACCTGCTGTCGGTTCTATGGCGCGTATCAACCTGATTGAAACCGTGTATCCGCAAGGTGTTCAGTCTGCACCGTTGGAATACAAAGCACGTCCCGAATGGATGAAAACTTGGGAAAACACCGGTTTGCTGAAGTTTGAAGATAAAAACAGCGACGGCCGCATCCAATACTACAACGACAAAGCCAAAGATTTCCCGGCGGCCCAAGAGCGTGGTTGGGAAGGCAATGAGTTGGCCGTCAACAACGACATCATGGTCTTGGCGAATCCTGAAATTGCAAATCTGCCAAGCTGGGTAATCGGCCTGATTGCCGCCGGTGGATTGGCTGCCGCACTCTCCACCGCTGCCGGTTTGCTGCTCGCCATCTCGTCTGCCATCTCGCATGATTTGATTAAGAAAACACTCAAACCTGATATTGGCGACAAAGGCGAATTGATGGCCGCGCGTGTGTCGATGACAATTGCGATTGTGATTGCGACATGGTTGGGTATCAACCCGCCGGGTTTTGCGGCGCAAGTAGTGGCACTGGCCTTCGGTATTGCAGCCGCTTCGATTTTCCCGACTTTGATGATGGGTATTTTCTCGAAACGTGTGAATGACAAAGGCGCAGTTGCCGGTATGTTGGTTGGTTTGATTTCGACTTGTGTGTACATTTTCCTGTACATGGGCTGGTTCTTCATTCCGGGTACCAACACTTTTGAAAACACCCCTGAAAACTGGATTTTCGGTATTTCCCCACTGGGTTTCGGCCCGATTGGTGCGGTGTTGAACTTTGCGGTTGCCTTCATCGTGTCGGCAATGGGTAAAGAGCCGCCACAAGATGTACAAGACTTGGTAGAAAGCGTGCGTTATCCACGCGGCGCAGGCGAAGCTATCGACCACTAA
- a CDS encoding 3'-5' exonuclease has translation MFDKLKRAYYRHHLKDSKYTFLYDGHPDEMVSIDCETTSLNVKEAEIISIGAVKIRGNTILTSEPFYVLVKPEGMMEATNVTVHGLRPKDLSDGISVEEALYQLLDFIGGRPLVGYYLEYDVAMIDKFLKPLIGIPLPNRQIEVSAVYFKQEVKKNFYYNDYVDLRMASMIKTLRIPDLPRHNALNDAINVAMMWQAIQARK, from the coding sequence ATGTTTGATAAACTGAAACGGGCCTATTACCGACATCATCTGAAAGATTCGAAATACACGTTTCTTTATGACGGGCACCCTGATGAAATGGTGAGCATTGATTGCGAGACCACAAGCCTGAATGTGAAAGAGGCGGAAATCATTTCCATCGGGGCGGTGAAAATCCGCGGTAATACCATTTTGACCAGCGAACCGTTTTATGTGTTGGTGAAGCCTGAAGGCATGATGGAGGCCACCAATGTGACGGTACACGGTTTGCGCCCGAAAGACCTTTCAGACGGCATTTCGGTTGAAGAGGCTTTGTATCAACTGCTGGATTTTATCGGCGGCAGGCCGCTGGTGGGCTATTATTTAGAATACGATGTGGCGATGATTGATAAGTTCCTGAAGCCTTTAATCGGCATTCCGTTGCCGAACCGTCAGATTGAAGTGTCGGCGGTGTATTTTAAACAAGAGGTGAAGAAAAATTTCTATTACAACGATTACGTTGATTTACGAATGGCCAGTATGATTAAAACTTTGCGGATTCCGGATTTGCCTCGCCACAATGCCCTTAACGATGCCATTAATGTGGCGATGATGTGGCAGGCGATACAGGCCAGAAAATAA
- a CDS encoding Lrp/AsnC ligand binding domain-containing protein has product MKELNKTDLKILKLLQQNARIPMTELAEKVGLSTTPVTERVRRLERDHFITGYHAHLNPHALGQSLLVFVEIKLRSKSGNIFEDFRREVAHIPQILECHLVSGEYDYLIKVRLPDMSAYRDMLGNILLQLPAAAESRSYVVMEEVKEMPMLNLD; this is encoded by the coding sequence ATGAAGGAATTGAATAAAACCGATTTGAAAATCTTAAAATTACTGCAACAAAACGCGCGTATTCCGATGACCGAATTGGCCGAAAAAGTCGGCTTATCCACCACACCGGTGACCGAGCGCGTGCGCCGTTTGGAACGCGATCATTTTATCACCGGCTATCATGCGCATCTGAATCCGCACGCTCTCGGACAAAGCTTGCTGGTATTTGTGGAAATTAAATTGCGCTCAAAATCGGGCAATATTTTTGAAGACTTCCGCCGCGAAGTAGCGCATATTCCGCAGATTTTGGAGTGTCACCTGGTATCGGGCGAATATGATTATCTGATTAAAGTGCGCCTGCCGGATATGTCGGCTTATCGCGATATGCTGGGCAATATTCTGCTGCAACTGCCTGCCGCTGCCGAAAGCCGCAGCTATGTGGTGATGGAGGAAGTAAAAGAAATGCCGATGTTGAATTTGGATTAA
- a CDS encoding Fic family protein, with protein MRKVEKPSTFHHLMMKYAEKLNQVLTMDLSDITTDYIHWDKLRRYNRNTEVVEKKWLKIKLARIATLRKIELSDKNGVPFQFNLPNNCFALIHKIDELRARLTQYYMEKGQKSEFLSNTLKFEESISSSQLEGAATTRVVALQMLEEERKPKTTDEKMIFNNYCLMKEVAARKQDKLSIELILKLHHIATDGIDDEKIKPGMIRDNDDVYVVNYQNDPVHIPPKYMELTERLQALCDFANADNQEKTFIHPIVKAIILHFMIGYEHPFCDGNGRTARALFYWFMMKNGYSEFEYISISKLLKNAAAKYAASYLYTETDDNDLTYFIIYQLQTIKNAIEELFRFLDKKNQEFQETLNWLSNTSIADELNAKEIILLKKAIKNPGKVFMAKEVKNLLGVGDNTARKYLENLCRHKILMKSLLGRTTMYIARQDIVNLLNQRKK; from the coding sequence ATGAGAAAAGTTGAAAAACCATCTACATTTCATCATCTTATGATGAAGTATGCTGAGAAGCTTAATCAAGTGTTAACGATGGATTTATCGGATATTACAACGGATTATATCCATTGGGACAAATTGCGCAGATATAATAGAAATACTGAAGTTGTTGAAAAAAAATGGCTGAAAATCAAATTAGCCAGGATTGCAACGTTAAGAAAGATAGAACTTTCGGATAAAAATGGTGTGCCGTTTCAGTTTAATCTTCCGAATAACTGTTTTGCCTTGATTCATAAGATTGACGAATTAAGGGCAAGGCTGACACAGTATTACATGGAAAAAGGCCAGAAAAGCGAATTTTTGTCCAATACGTTGAAATTTGAAGAATCGATTTCGAGTTCGCAATTGGAGGGAGCTGCGACGACTAGGGTAGTTGCGCTGCAAATGCTGGAGGAAGAACGAAAACCGAAAACCACCGATGAAAAAATGATTTTTAATAATTATTGTTTAATGAAGGAAGTGGCAGCAAGAAAGCAGGATAAACTCAGTATTGAACTTATACTTAAACTTCATCATATCGCTACAGATGGGATTGATGATGAAAAAATTAAGCCTGGTATGATAAGAGATAATGATGATGTTTATGTGGTTAACTATCAAAACGACCCTGTTCATATTCCGCCCAAGTACATGGAATTGACGGAGCGTTTGCAGGCTTTGTGTGATTTTGCAAATGCGGATAATCAGGAAAAAACATTTATTCATCCTATTGTTAAAGCAATTATCCTCCATTTTATGATTGGTTACGAGCACCCGTTTTGCGACGGTAACGGCAGAACGGCAAGAGCATTATTTTACTGGTTTATGATGAAAAACGGATATAGTGAGTTTGAATATATTTCAATCAGCAAATTATTAAAAAATGCTGCTGCAAAATATGCTGCTTCATACCTTTATACAGAAACTGACGACAATGATTTGACTTATTTCATCATTTACCAACTGCAGACCATTAAGAATGCGATTGAGGAATTATTCAGATTTTTAGATAAGAAAAATCAGGAATTTCAGGAAACATTGAATTGGCTGTCCAATACATCGATTGCTGATGAATTAAATGCTAAAGAGATTATTTTGCTGAAAAAAGCCATTAAAAACCCGGGAAAGGTTTTTATGGCTAAAGAAGTGAAAAATCTGTTGGGCGTGGGCGATAATACAGCTAGAAAATATTTAGAAAATCTCTGCCGGCATAAAATCCTGATGAAATCTTTGTTGGGGCGGACAACGATGTATATTGCCCGGCAAGATATTGTCAATTTATTGAATCAGCGCAAGAAGTAA